A region of the Hemitrygon akajei chromosome 11, sHemAka1.3, whole genome shotgun sequence genome:
TCCCAGCCTGAGTGGGGCGTGCAGCGGCGAGGAGTACGAGCACGGCAAGTATCACAGCGACTACGACGATGATCGGCTCGGAGAAGCCCGGCGGGTGAAGCAGGGCATCCGCCAGGTGCGCCTCTTCACCGCCGACCAGTGCACTCAGATTGAGACGCAAATCGACAACGTGGTTTCCCGGGCCGAGAAGGGCATTTACCGTGATCACACGGTGGACAGGGCCCCGCTGCGCAACAAATACTTCTTCGGGGAAGGCTACACCTACGGCTCGCAGCTGGAGAAGCGAGGCCCCGGTCAGGAGCGCCTGTATCCCAAGGGAGATGTTGACGACATCCCTGAGTGGGTCCACGACCTAGTGATCAAGAAGCTGGTCGATCACCGCATTATCCCGGAGGGTTTCGTCAACAGCGCCGTCATCAACGACTACCAGCCTGGTGGCTGCATCGTCTCGCACGTGGATCCCATCCACATCTTCGAGAGGCCTATCGTTTCCGTGTCCTTCTTCAGTGATTCGGCTCTCTGCTTTGGCTGCAAGTTCCAGTTCAAACCCATTAGGGTGTCAGAGCCAGTATACTTCTTGCCTGTCCGAAGAGGGAGTGTTACTGTGCTCAGGTGAGTCGGAGTGAGAACCTTAAATACAATAACATTGTATTTGGTGTGTATTTCAAAAGTTTCAGGTCGACCATGCCTTGTTCTGGCTGAGGTGTGTCGTGAGAGTTTAAGATTCCGTGGCTGGTTCGTTGCTTTCTGTTTGTAGGTATGTGTGGCTTGCGGGGGGTTGAGGAGAAGA
Encoded here:
- the alkbh5 gene encoding RNA demethylase ALKBH5, encoding MAAGGYADLREKLQSPHREKQRLASGAALYNGRKRKHEAEAGDPSLSGACSGEEYEHGKYHSDYDDDRLGEARRVKQGIRQVRLFTADQCTQIETQIDNVVSRAEKGIYRDHTVDRAPLRNKYFFGEGYTYGSQLEKRGPGQERLYPKGDVDDIPEWVHDLVIKKLVDHRIIPEGFVNSAVINDYQPGGCIVSHVDPIHIFERPIVSVSFFSDSALCFGCKFQFKPIRVSEPVYFLPVRRGSVTVLSDYAADEITHCIRPQDIRERRAVIILRKTRTDAPRLESKSLTSSLLPVHMSNRQLNSDRYQSLLKQKRSHRKADPDAAHRPRILEMDKEENRRSVILPKHRRRSDCTTENYWRKAHDCVDEEDDESGEGGVAGSPVRKVKMRRH